The proteins below are encoded in one region of bacterium:
- the rhaD gene encoding rhamnulose-1-phosphate aldolase, whose translation MRISRKLKKVIQDVAVVAQWLWMKGWAEQNAGNISVDVTDMISARPAGRFKLFKPSMRIDPALSQRCLLVTVAGSRMRDILKAPTRNLMLIKLSASGKRYTLLWGGNGDKSRPTSEIDSHLAVHALMRHEHKSQKVFMHTHPIHLIALSHIPDYAVSEKALNDLLFSAHPEVAIALPEGIGLAPYRCPGTKELSAVTMSALTRHRVVLWEKHGCAAVGDNVFQALDLIDVANKAAAIYLLCRASGNKFQGLTKKQIGDVIRRFVPDS comes from the coding sequence ATGCGAATCAGCCGGAAATTGAAAAAAGTTATCCAGGACGTCGCCGTGGTCGCCCAATGGCTGTGGATGAAAGGATGGGCTGAGCAGAATGCGGGGAATATTTCGGTTGATGTTACCGATATGATATCGGCGCGGCCAGCAGGTCGTTTTAAGTTATTCAAACCTTCTATGCGCATTGATCCGGCACTTTCGCAGCGGTGCCTTCTTGTAACCGTTGCCGGCTCGCGCATGCGCGATATCTTAAAAGCGCCAACCAGGAACCTCATGCTGATAAAGTTGTCAGCATCCGGTAAAAGATACACCTTGTTATGGGGCGGTAACGGCGATAAGTCGCGGCCCACGTCGGAGATCGACAGCCATCTTGCCGTACACGCGCTGATGCGCCATGAACACAAAAGCCAGAAAGTCTTTATGCACACCCATCCGATCCATCTCATCGCACTTAGCCATATCCCCGATTACGCCGTCAGTGAGAAGGCTCTTAACGATCTGCTGTTTTCGGCCCATCCGGAAGTAGCGATCGCCCTGCCTGAGGGCATCGGACTGGCGCCATACCGGTGCCCGGGAACCAAGGAACTGTCAGCCGTGACCATGTCAGCTCTGACGCGGCACCGGGTAGTTCTCTGGGAAAAACACGGGTGCGCAGCGGTCGGTGACAATGTCTTCCAGGCATTAGATCTCATCGATGTGGCGAATAAAGCTGCGGCGATATATCTGCTTTGCCGGGCCTCGGGGAACAAGTTCCAGGGATTGACCAAAAAACAGATCGGGGATGTGATAAGGCGGTTCGTTCCGGATTCTTAA
- a CDS encoding glycosyl hydrolase produces the protein MQTSISLYRNSKPYTRWWWFSGQIRKKDIVDQLRWLKKNGFGGVEVAWVYPLPDSRPGPRWLSREWTELAAFTKRRSTDLGLGCDFTFGTLWPFGGSNVRRPDAALTYRGLSTQRLDRSWEMPHSSPGYILNHLSRKALGNYSRKMAAALKPALRGKPSALFCDSWEADTHGLWARGFDKRFRRVYGYDVRGYMPRIDSYPDVRYDYRKLLADYVLNEFYRSFTKICRRLNSISRVQCHGAPTDLVAAYAAVDVPESEAILFDPSFSRFAASAAALSDKAIVSAETFTCLYGWKPYPRSGPYHKMEKIRDLKLLADAMFANGINFIVWHGMPFNPVGSSNEFYATVHVGPDSAFAPCIKSFNKYLKRISSMMRRGKVYTDIAVYLPLEEAWMKNELPAKLQKISSRYYWEHQETKIPEELKGFQPLWISPYFLRQADYRQGKLRCGTTIFDMLYIAAQYLDLDMLRHILRLARRGCPVRLRTVPHQPGHIKSVRYGRMIGELLSLSNVRRSFQGLRRPVPLIQGKEIPEFWVRQVKKKLLIFFAHPMTRSITYPMPYQRPVKKIYRVPLTLNYNGRHRKITLKFKPYQSIMMSISNKGTVLIRR, from the coding sequence TTGCAGACTTCAATATCACTATACCGGAATTCAAAACCCTACACCCGGTGGTGGTGGTTCTCCGGGCAAATACGCAAAAAGGATATCGTAGACCAGCTGCGGTGGCTTAAAAAAAACGGCTTTGGCGGCGTGGAAGTTGCATGGGTATATCCTTTGCCGGATTCCCGGCCGGGTCCCCGGTGGCTGTCCAGGGAATGGACCGAACTGGCGGCCTTTACCAAACGGCGGTCGACCGATCTTGGTCTTGGCTGTGATTTTACGTTCGGCACGCTCTGGCCCTTTGGCGGCTCCAACGTGCGACGCCCAGACGCGGCGTTGACCTACCGGGGATTATCCACCCAGCGCCTCGACCGGTCATGGGAAATGCCGCACTCGAGTCCGGGTTACATATTGAACCATCTCAGCCGAAAAGCGCTTGGCAATTACTCCCGCAAAATGGCGGCGGCGCTGAAACCGGCGCTGCGCGGAAAACCCTCTGCCCTGTTCTGCGATTCATGGGAGGCCGATACACACGGCTTATGGGCCAGGGGTTTTGATAAACGATTCAGACGGGTTTACGGATATGATGTGCGCGGGTACATGCCCAGGATCGACTCATATCCTGATGTCCGCTATGACTACCGGAAACTACTTGCCGATTACGTACTCAACGAATTCTACCGGTCCTTCACAAAGATCTGTCGCCGCTTGAATTCTATTTCGCGCGTCCAGTGCCATGGCGCGCCGACCGACCTTGTAGCCGCATATGCTGCGGTCGATGTGCCGGAAAGCGAAGCGATACTTTTCGACCCGTCATTCTCGCGGTTCGCGGCTTCGGCCGCTGCGCTCAGTGATAAAGCAATAGTTTCAGCCGAAACATTCACTTGCCTGTACGGATGGAAACCGTATCCCAGGTCCGGTCCGTACCATAAAATGGAAAAGATCCGGGACCTTAAACTGCTGGCCGATGCGATGTTCGCCAATGGCATTAATTTTATCGTCTGGCACGGCATGCCGTTCAATCCCGTCGGGAGTTCGAACGAATTTTATGCCACGGTCCATGTCGGTCCTGACAGCGCTTTTGCACCTTGCATCAAATCCTTCAACAAGTACCTGAAGCGCATCAGCAGCATGATGAGGCGCGGCAAGGTCTACACAGATATTGCTGTCTACCTCCCGCTCGAGGAAGCGTGGATGAAAAATGAGCTCCCGGCGAAACTTCAAAAGATCAGCAGCCGGTATTACTGGGAACATCAGGAGACCAAAATACCTGAAGAACTGAAGGGCTTTCAACCATTATGGATATCGCCGTATTTTCTGCGTCAAGCCGATTACCGGCAGGGCAAACTTCGCTGCGGCACAACGATATTCGACATGCTGTATATAGCGGCACAATACCTTGATCTTGACATGCTGCGCCATATCCTCAGACTGGCAAGACGCGGCTGCCCGGTCCGTTTAAGAACGGTGCCGCACCAGCCCGGGCACATTAAATCAGTTCGCTATGGGCGCATGATCGGCGAGTTGTTATCCCTGTCCAATGTCCGGCGTTCGTTTCAAGGATTACGCCGCCCGGTCCCTTTGATCCAGGGCAAAGAGATCCCCGAATTCTGGGTACGGCAGGTTAAGAAAAAGTTGTTGATATTTTTCGCCCACCCTATGACCAGGAGCATCACTTATCCAATGCCGTACCAGCGTCCGGTCAAAAAAATATACCGCGTGCCATTAACGCTTAACTACAACGGACGGCACCGGAAGATCACCCTTAAGTTTAAGCCGTACCAGTCGATCATGATGAGCATAAGCAATAAAGGTACAGTCCTGATAAGGAGGTAG